In the genome of Bacteroidia bacterium, one region contains:
- a CDS encoding SprB repeat-containing protein has product MNAKKFFGLCVISALATSLSVAQQVENPSGNIFFGSDSLNGFNTAQCYQEALANHLNSKETSTYFYFQEKKFIDQKYHLEIPPNPIYTGNLSTLTSACNNVDFENGNFGGWTGAIGYNANSTTALTITSPAINTLGVNSPEASCSYHTIVTAASGNDPYGGFPMLDAGGGTYAVRIGGEDINEYFGSNGTYSCSAGGPGGESGGEMLQQTFNVTAANSLFTYKYAVVLDDGGHAAGEQPYFRTEVFDQFGHPIPCLQYYIQASNGVPPTGFLNSTTPNVYYLPWTSNSLNLGAYIGQTVTVRFTAAGCIFGGHFGYAYIDCSCGSVAISTSPTTCIGGIITLTAPAGGSNYQWTPVPAGPGIVGSSTGQSCNVNQNGEYQVTVTTGSGCSYVLDTVVSFSPMPITTISTANITCNGAANGSATATPSGSGPFIYSWSTIPSQTTATATGLNVGNYTVTVTASAGCTSTAIATITQPSVLKIQAAGFSATCNGTCNGYAVVIPSGGTAPYTYSWTPSGNTTANANNLCAGSYCIKVTDAHGCSTDTC; this is encoded by the coding sequence ATGAATGCAAAAAAGTTTTTTGGCTTATGCGTAATCAGTGCATTAGCTACCTCTCTCAGCGTTGCTCAGCAAGTTGAGAACCCTTCTGGAAATATTTTTTTCGGAAGCGATTCATTAAACGGTTTTAACACTGCTCAGTGTTATCAAGAAGCACTTGCGAATCATCTGAATTCAAAAGAAACATCTACTTATTTTTACTTCCAAGAGAAAAAATTCATTGACCAAAAATACCATCTCGAAATTCCTCCAAATCCCATTTACACAGGTAATTTAAGTACTTTAACAAGTGCTTGTAACAATGTGGATTTTGAAAACGGAAATTTTGGTGGCTGGACGGGAGCGATTGGTTATAATGCAAATTCTACAACAGCTTTGACGATTACTTCTCCTGCTATCAATACACTTGGTGTAAATTCTCCAGAAGCTTCTTGTTCTTACCATACCATCGTTACAGCTGCTTCAGGAAATGATCCTTATGGTGGGTTTCCGATGTTGGACGCAGGTGGTGGAACTTATGCTGTACGTATTGGTGGAGAAGACATTAATGAATATTTTGGTTCTAATGGCACATACAGTTGTTCCGCAGGTGGACCTGGCGGTGAAAGTGGCGGAGAAATGCTTCAGCAAACATTTAATGTTACAGCCGCTAATTCGCTCTTTACGTATAAATACGCCGTTGTGTTGGACGACGGTGGACATGCGGCAGGAGAACAGCCTTATTTTAGAACAGAAGTATTTGATCAATTTGGACATCCTATTCCTTGTTTGCAATATTATATACAAGCCAGCAATGGCGTGCCTCCTACAGGATTTTTAAATTCTACTACTCCAAATGTGTATTATCTCCCTTGGACAAGCAATAGTTTAAATTTAGGCGCTTACATCGGACAAACTGTTACGGTACGCTTTACTGCTGCAGGATGTATTTTTGGTGGACACTTTGGATATGCTTATATTGATTGTTCTTGTGGTTCTGTGGCAATTAGCACTTCTCCTACCACATGTATTGGAGGAATTATCACATTAACTGCTCCTGCGGGCGGATCCAATTATCAATGGACACCAGTTCCTGCTGGTCCGGGCATTGTGGGTTCTAGTACAGGTCAATCTTGTAATGTCAATCAAAATGGAGAATATCAAGTAACCGTTACAACTGGCAGCGGTTGCAGTTATGTATTAGATACTGTGGTTTCGTTTTCCCCAATGCCGATAACTACTATTTCTACTGCTAATATTACTTGTAATGGTGCAGCAAATGGTTCGGCAACTGCAACTCCTTCTGGCTCTGGTCCTTTTATTTATTCATGGAGTACCATTCCATCTCAAACAACAGCTACTGCTACAGGCTTGAATGTTGGTAATTATACTGTTACGGTTACTGCTTCCGCAGGATGTACAAGCACAGCAATTGCTACTATCACGCAACCTTCTGTTTTAAAAATACAAGCTGCAGGTTTTTCAGCGACATGTAATGGGACTTGCAATGGATATGCTGTGGTGATACCCTCAGGTGGAACAGCACCCTATACGTATTCATGGACACCAAGCGGTAATACGACAGCCAATGCCAATAATCTGTGTGCTGGTAGCTATTGCATTAAAGTAACGGATGCACATGGATGCAGTACAGATACTTGTG
- a CDS encoding SiaC family regulatory phosphoprotein — MNAFTKEETQNTPKINFDIQKNIFEISGKSFPEDSQGFYQQLLTWMDETANAFPDIFSVNFNFYYISSSSIIAIKKLLLKLKHQESVGKKITIFWHYDEDDDDIKRTGEDYEKVAGMNFSFVANKE, encoded by the coding sequence ATGAACGCATTTACGAAGGAAGAAACACAAAATACGCCGAAAATAAATTTCGATATCCAAAAAAATATTTTTGAGATTTCTGGAAAATCCTTTCCAGAAGATTCCCAAGGTTTTTATCAGCAATTGCTTACTTGGATGGACGAAACAGCGAATGCATTTCCGGATATTTTTAGTGTAAATTTTAATTTTTATTACATCAGTTCATCTTCTATTATTGCCATCAAAAAATTATTATTGAAATTGAAACATCAAGAAAGTGTCGGAAAAAAAATAACTATTTTTTGGCATTACGATGAAGATGATGACGATATTAAACGCACCGGCGAAGACTACGAAAAAGTAGCCGGAATGAATTTTTCCTTTGTCGCCAACAAGGAATAA
- a CDS encoding SiaB family protein kinase, giving the protein MDIISKYNSVSELYKSNGKTKLVTSHCGEMSQDKANAIICLIENYLENSGVSHKAVKKIFNIVVETLQNIRLHGDKDKSGNQPSFFIAAHHEDEFMLASGNLIRTEKVAESELKLDKIKRSNEKELKKSYMEVLSEGSLSAKGGAGLGFLTIALKSENNIRFNFEKVDSVNSLFFLESKITG; this is encoded by the coding sequence AGCAACGGCAAAACCAAGTTGGTTACTTCGCATTGCGGAGAAATGAGTCAGGACAAAGCCAATGCGATTATTTGTTTGATTGAAAATTATTTAGAAAATAGCGGCGTGAGTCACAAAGCGGTGAAAAAGATTTTCAACATTGTAGTGGAAACCCTTCAGAACATTCGTTTACATGGAGATAAAGACAAGAGCGGAAATCAGCCTTCTTTTTTTATTGCTGCACATCATGAAGATGAATTTATGTTGGCGAGTGGAAATTTAATTCGTACCGAGAAAGTAGCGGAATCCGAGTTAAAACTTGACAAAATAAAACGTTCGAACGAAAAAGAATTAAAAAAATCATACATGGAAGTCCTTTCGGAAGGAAGCCTTTCGGCTAAAGGTGGCGCTGGTTTGGGGTTTCTGACGATTGCATTAAAATCAGAAAATAATATTCGATTTAATTTTGAAAAAGTAGATTCAGTGAATTCATTGTTTTTTTTAGAATCAAAAATAACAGGCTAA